The Sebastes fasciatus isolate fSebFas1 chromosome 13, fSebFas1.pri, whole genome shotgun sequence genome includes a region encoding these proteins:
- the spc24 gene encoding kinetochore protein Spc24, producing MAQAGNEFQDLAKTAEVLMDFINSSKQENLKQVKDEHQALFDHHMETKKTVTQILKVVAQTEESAGQRLLDMEEEMKRREKELEILEEQLRQGTAKSQMTDSELQFLQRELESLRNTEHELETLQSEVDEDTTEVIPSAVYVAQVYYLITRIKWEYDTQPNILKGVHYGADLATPINIDTSMRSRNDVSDQLWGFVSTEW from the exons ATGGCTCAAGCCGGTAATGAGTTCCAGGACTTGGCGAAGACGGCGGAGGTTTTGATGGACTTCAtcaacagcagcaaacaggagaACCTGAAACAAGTGAAAGATGAACATCAGGCTCTTTTTGATCATCACATGGAGACAAAAAAGACtgttacacagattttaaaAG TTGTGGCTCAGACTGAGGAGAGTGCGGGCCAGAGGCTGCTGGACATGGAGGAAGAGATGAAGCGAAGGGAGAAGGAGCTGGAGATCCTGGAGGAACAGCTGAGGCAGGGCACAGCCAAGAGCCAGATGACTGACTCCGAATTACA ATTtctgcagagagagctggagagtCTGAGAAACACCGAACACGAGCTCGAGACTCTTCAGAGCGAGGTGGATGAAGACACGACCGAGGTCATCCCTTCAGCAGT ATATGTGGCTCAGGTGTACTACCTAATAACCAGGATCAAGTGGGAATATGACACCCAACCCAACATCTTAAAAGGAG TGCACTACGGTGCAGACCTGGCGACTCCCATCAACATCGACACCTCTATGCGATCTCGGAATGACGTAAGCGACCAGCTGTGGGGCTTCGTCAGCACTGAGTGGTAG
- the s1pr5a gene encoding sphingosine 1-phosphate receptor 5a — MATETVHAAYAAVAPSTIPMSPSTGNLMQMFQEYQSNEVIWKHYNYTGKLQNNKYKNGLKPEAIAFLLVCLLIVVENAIVLLAIWKNKKFHLPMYYLLGNLTLSDLLAGFTYMVNIITSGSNTLKMTPVLWFLREGGVFIMLAASVVSLLAIAIERHVTMVRMKPYQGDKQGRMFALIGASWVLSVLLGILPVLGWNCMGQLDKCSTVLPLYAKSYILFCVTIFSAILMSIVVLYVRIFRIVKCNTQHLSSVPQRKGLYRKSQKYMALLKTVTIVLGVFIMCWLPLFILLLLDFCCEAKKCGVLFKADYFLGIAMFNSLLNPIIYTLTSKDMRRAILRLLCRPCLMTKDGQVKKIGMPFLECSTSKADATSHRLEGLETTVSSGNFTPSPIKAIYPRMSKT; from the coding sequence ATGGCCACAGAGACTGTCCATGCTGCCTACGCTGCTGTAGCCCCGTCCACCATCCCCATGTCCCCCTCCACAGGAAACCTGATGCAGATGTTTCAGGAGTACCAGAGCAACGAGGTCATCTGGAAACACTACAACTACACGGGCAAACTGCAGAACAACAAGTACAAGAACGGACTCAAACCAGAGGCCATAGCGTTCCTGCTGGTCTGCCTGCTTATAGTTGTAGAAAATGCCATAGTGCTTCTGGCTATCTGGAAGAACAAGAAATTCCATCTGCCCATGTACTACCTACTGGGCAACCTGACTCTCTCCGACCTGCTCGCAGGCTTCACCTACATGGTGAACATCATAACATCCGGCTCCAACACGTTGAAAATGACCCCGGTGCTGTGGTTCCTGAGGGAAGGGGGTGTGTTCATCATGCTGGCCGCCTCCGTCGTCAGCCTGCTGGCCATTGCCATAGAGCGCCACGTTACCATGGTGAGGATGAAGCCGTACCAGGGGGACAAACAGGGGCGGATGTTCGCTCTGATCGGCGCGAGCTGGGTGCTCTCCGTGCTCCTCGGCATCCTGCCCGTCCTGGGCTGGAACTGCATGGGACAGTTGGACAAGTGCTCCACAGTGCTCCCGCTCTACGCCAAGAGCTACATCCTCTTCTGCGTCACCATCTTCAGCGCCATCCTCATGTCCATCGTGGTGCTGTACGTGCGCATCTTCCGCATCGTCAAGTGCAACACCCAGCACCTGAGTTCGGTCCCGCAGCGCAAAGGCCTCTACCGCAAGTCCCAAAAGTACATGGCCCTGCTGAAGACGGTCACCATAGTCCTGGGGGTCTTCATCATGTGTTGGCTGCCCCTCTTCATCCTGCTCTTGTTGGACTTCTGCTGCGAGGCCAAAAAATGCGGGGTGCTCTTTAAGGCGGACTACTTCCTGGGCATCGCCATGTTCAACTCCCTCCTCAACCCCATCATCTACACCCTGACCAGCAAGGACATGAGGAGGGCCATCCTCCGGCTGCTCTGCCGACCCTGCCTCATGACAAAGGACGGGCAAGTGAAGAAGATCGGGATGCCCTTCCTGGAGTGCAGCACCAGTAAGGCCGACGCAACCTCTCACAGACTAGAGGGACTGGAGACGACAGTGTCTTCCGGTAACTTTACACCCTCTCCTATCAAAGCCATTTACCCCAGGATGTCGAAAACATGA